Proteins from a genomic interval of Asticcacaulis sp. AND118:
- a CDS encoding MauE/DoxX family redox-associated membrane protein yields MPSNANKRAELYRMVMPDHTCPYGLKALDLLKRKGYRVDDHHLTSRDETDAFKAQHGVKTTPQAFIEGRRIGGFDDLRVFFGVRVRDKDAVTYTPVIALFAMAAAMAIAGTWATTSQPLTVQTAEWFISIAMCLLALQKLKDVESFATMFLNYDLLAKKWVRYAYIYPFAEAIAGILMLAGALMWLSVPVALFIGTVGAVSVFKAVYIDKRKLKCACVGGDSNVPLGFISLTENLMMVAMAIWMLLKPMNLAFPH; encoded by the coding sequence ATGCCGTCAAATGCGAATAAGCGTGCTGAGCTTTACCGGATGGTCATGCCGGACCACACCTGTCCATACGGCCTGAAAGCCCTCGACCTGTTGAAACGTAAGGGCTACCGGGTCGACGATCACCATCTGACAAGCCGCGATGAAACCGACGCTTTCAAGGCGCAGCACGGCGTCAAAACCACGCCTCAGGCCTTCATCGAGGGCCGGCGGATTGGAGGGTTTGACGACTTGCGTGTCTTCTTCGGTGTGAGGGTACGGGACAAGGATGCGGTGACCTACACACCCGTCATCGCCTTGTTCGCCATGGCAGCGGCGATGGCGATAGCGGGCACCTGGGCGACGACCTCACAACCTCTCACCGTCCAGACCGCCGAATGGTTCATTTCGATCGCCATGTGCCTACTGGCTTTACAGAAGCTGAAGGACGTGGAGAGCTTTGCGACCATGTTCCTCAACTACGACCTATTGGCCAAAAAGTGGGTCAGGTACGCCTACATCTATCCGTTTGCAGAGGCCATCGCCGGCATTCTCATGCTGGCGGGCGCTCTGATGTGGCTCTCCGTCCCGGTCGCCCTTTTCATCGGGACCGTAGGCGCCGTATCGGTGTTCAAAGCCGTCTACATCGATAAGCGCAAACTGAAATGCGCCTGCGTTGGCGGCGACAGCAATGTGCCGCTGGGTTTCATCTCCCTGACAGAAAATCTCATGATGGTCGCAATGGCGATCTGGATGCTCTTGAAACCCATGAACCTCGCATTTCCCCACTAA
- a CDS encoding DUF1349 domain-containing protein — translation MKKIAAATLAVGLLAGGSSHAQDLGEKAISMRLPGIVFSRALNGAEKEAKVAGDVITLTSQAKRDNFRDPDGKLSNNTAPILLAEIDNTKPFTFVARVKPTFHETYDAGTLYLWARDDLWLKVAMERDERKSIRVVTVRTTGTSDDNNHDIAPASALYLKISSDTKTVGIYYSADQKTWQLVRLFKNDYPAKLWTGISTQSPVGDGTSAVFDSMALTKESIKDFRMGE, via the coding sequence ATGAAAAAAATCGCCGCAGCAACCCTCGCCGTCGGCCTTCTCGCAGGTGGCTCAAGCCACGCTCAGGATCTCGGCGAAAAAGCCATCTCCATGCGCCTGCCCGGTATCGTGTTTAGCCGTGCACTGAATGGAGCGGAGAAAGAAGCGAAAGTGGCCGGTGACGTCATCACCCTGACCAGCCAGGCCAAACGCGATAACTTTCGCGACCCGGATGGCAAGCTCTCCAACAATACGGCCCCAATCCTTTTGGCCGAGATCGACAATACGAAACCCTTCACCTTCGTCGCGCGCGTCAAACCGACTTTTCATGAAACCTATGACGCGGGCACGCTTTACCTCTGGGCGCGCGACGATCTCTGGCTGAAAGTGGCGATGGAACGGGATGAACGAAAAAGCATCCGCGTTGTCACGGTCCGGACCACCGGCACCTCCGACGACAACAACCATGACATCGCACCTGCCAGCGCCCTCTACCTCAAAATATCCTCGGATACGAAGACCGTCGGAATCTACTACTCCGCCGACCAAAAGACCTGGCAACTCGTTCGCCTGTTCAAGAACGACTACCCGGCCAAGCTCTGGACGGGTATCAGCACCCAATCGCCTGTCGGGGATGGAACCTCCGCCGTGTTTGACTCGATGGCGCTGACGAAAGAAAGCATCAAAGACTTCCGAATGGGGGAGTAA